In the Vanacampus margaritifer isolate UIUO_Vmar chromosome 9, RoL_Vmar_1.0, whole genome shotgun sequence genome, GCCTCACAATCCTCGCTCATCTTTGTTGATCAAGGACcttgtcaaagtaaaaaaatatcatttatcCATCTTCAATGGATTCCCGGTGACATTATGGTGCCCTTCGCTCATTATCGCCGTCTTCCCTCGTCCAGAATGAGCATCAGTGACCCTCCActggcgccgccgccgccgccgccctctTGTTAATCCTCCCGGCCAATAGTAAAGACGCAGAGTCGGGCTTCTTGTGTCCACGCTGCTCGACTGTCTTTCTTGGGAATGGATGTCACCAAGTCGCACTGATTCATGTCATCTCTCTAAATCCATCTGCCTACTGttacttgcccccccccccccctcgcctcCCATTGTGGACCACTTCACTGACCACCTTCACCACTAAGcaaacatggtgcattcagCATTGAGCTGTTATGCTGCTGCTGGTATACACTTTCAACAGATCTGAATTTAGCCACAAatataaatgattttaaaattgaggtttaaaaaaacaaaaactatgcTCCGAAGTTCATTTACTGCAGTTCTATAATcattttttccaaaaacatgcttgaCATTATTTTAGCAAACTACTTTTCATTTCtctactttgtttttaaatgttgtattttgccTTTAAATCTTTTATATAATTAAAGCTGCCTTGCCGTAAGTTTTAAACTACTTGAATGATAACGACAAATTtcctgccattttgtttgttttgtactcCAAgtaaaatcctaaaaaaaaaaacacacaaatataaattgttatattgttgatcatttatttacaatatgtacacaaaacaataaaaaaaaaaacatgtttgttctGATGTTAAAGGAGGCATTTTATGTCATTTAAAACCGATTGCAGGCATCTTAGTAACATGACTGTGCCAATTATAATACACTTAACCTTTATGACGCCCGATTTCTTTTTGTCTAGCTGAATGAAATGAGACCGTTTGCGAGTGGAGCCGGATTTCATGTAAATGAGCCAATGCTGTTTGTGCTTACCTTTGCGCTTTGATGTAGTGATTCACTCGTCCGCATTAAGCAAGATAATGCCGCTTGCACTGGCAAATTTGATCATATCACATTccataaaaagtaaatttctcGTGCTATGTCCAAGAGGACATAATATGAAAGATTGACACGggttgcttgtatacaaatagaaATTTCAAAAGGGGCTAAAAAGTGTgatggatgtttgtttgttttttaatccttGGGTAATTTTGACCAAAGCATGTCACAGACACCTGGAAATTGCAttaatttgtggaaaatgttcataatgtctTCTTTAAAGTGGACAAATCCCGGACCAAATCTGACATCAACCCCAAGCTTGAGATTTACAATAATGCAGAATCAATTTGCTGTCACTGCCAAAACACTGAAAGAAAAGACAGAAATACAAAACATTCTTTAGACAAGTAACAGCAGTGAGATGTTCACATCACAGTTTGTCTTGGATTTTAACGTctatttgaccccccccccaacactgCAGCAGCACTTTAATCTGAAGCCAAGGATTTTTGTCACAGTCACAATGATCTTGACTCATCTGGCGTCCTCTGCTGGTCAAGGCTGCTAATGTTTCATTGACTTGAAATGACTCCATTCTGGTATTCGTTGAACCCATTTTAGAAGTGTGAGGAATGATTCTTAGAAATTCTGCTCCACCTGATGAATGTATGACTTAAAATGTTCCGGGGTTAACTGTGCTGAACATTGCACATTTATACACTGCAGTGATATATCGACACGCCGGAAACGTTTTTGATGTGAGGTATGTGCTTCAAAGCTGCAAATATTTTGCAAAGGTTGCCTTGTCTCACTTGTTCAACTCTTCATTAGAAAAGAGTGCGATGTTCCTTCTCAATCTCAGACATTGGGACCCTTCTGctatttgtttcctttttttactaaacaaaatgaaatcctCAACTCACGCAAACATGTTTATGGCGTTGGCCTATGGATCTAGTCAGTCTAACACTGGTTATGAAAGCAGTGTTTTAGGTACTCACGTCAAAGAGGATCCCGACCTCTTGGTCCGGTGACGGCGCAAATGATTGGTTGACGTAGATGAACtgcgaaaaaaaaatacagtgtcaTAATAATGTGCCTGTACTGAAGATACTTTGTACAAAGCTGTTTCTTACCAGTTGTTCATTTGCATCCAACTTGAGGAAACGAGAGATGAACTGAGAAAGCGACTGCACTGTCCTGCTCCTATCCACAGCCCATTTTTTGGTTTTCATGATGGGGGTGTCCCCAACTGCCTTCAACAGGACATCAACTACAGATTGAATGAAGAgatgcaagttttttttagtCAATATATGCAGGAGTGAGAagcaaaaaagtacaaatacgtGGTTACTGTACTTAAGCAGGTTTAAACTTTTAATCAAGTACAGAGTGGGAGTACTTCTGCTACCtcataaatttaattaaatagccGTAAAAATGTACAACTATTTTTCATGCACCATCTCGTGAATTCGACAGCTGAATGCAATGCTTTACGTATACTTACGTCAACCCCGCCCCTCGAATGTATAACTACTACAAGGCAACCTTATAATTAAACAAACGTATTTATGTGAAGATAACATTAAATGGAGGTAATTCAGTAGTTATCAACAAAAACATTAGCATTCGCTACTTCCCCAATTGGACGGACGTATAAACAACTTACAAGCTCATTGGTCAGGTCGCCAAAAAGCAACAACCGGATTGGTCGTCACTAAAAACATTTGCACGATACGTCACATACCCGGAAAAGGGTGTTTATCGCGGCTTTGATAGTCGTTATGATACGCTTAATTAGGAATGTTGTATAAAATACACGTTCGTactctttttcttctcctctgTTGTCGCCGAGTCTTCTGGAGGCGAGTGTAACTCCTCTTTATGAGCCTCTGTCGGTGACTCCGCATTGTCAGACATCTTTGTAGCTTTTCGGTTACCACCCACCGgacctatttttttctcttcctcatataactttattaaacaatttCAGCACAATGCGGACCTCAGTCAGCGAGGCGATTCGTCTTCCGCTTTTGATTTCTATTGGTTTACAGAGACGTCAATCATTAAGACGCCAGATTCTATTGGTCAGTATGCCTCAGGCGTGGTTTACAGGACACAAAACAGTCTGCACGTTTGCCTTCGAGTTGTGTGCTTGCAAAGGTTTGTTATTGTTGATCTTTGCTGTCTATTTCTTTAAGTAAATAAGACTTCCTAGTGGTTGTTTATGTCTTCTGATTACTTCGATGGAAGTTTCTCTTTCTTATTTGCAACTGTACGTTTTCTTTTTGAACACAGGTGGTGGTGTCACATGAGGACAGTCGGGACAGTTGGAACTTCAAACAGGGTGCTTCATAGTCAATCAGCAACAGTAAGTCACCTTGGCTTTGCGGAGGCAGCCttgctattatttttttgtagcctTGTTGCAGTCATACAACCCAAAATTTCCCTGCATGATTCAGAGAGCCAAAAGAAATCACTCAGTCTAAACCTTCCACCAACTAACATGCATGCACATCCTGTAATGTTGACAGTGGCTGGCATCGGCAGGCTCACCACCAAGGATGCGGTGCTCCTCCTGTGCGACATGCAAGAGAAGTTCCGACCCAACATCTTCCAGTTCACCAACATAGTCAGCAATGCGGCCAGATTGCTCCAGGTTGCGCCTATCGccttacagttaaaaaaaagaaaagaaaagaaaagaatccTACTTCCTGTTTTACGTTAAATTAACATTCTGATAGGCCGGCCGAGTTCTGGGGATCCCTGCCATCGTCACAGAGCAGTACCCTAAAGGTCTGGGCCCCACGGTGCCTGAGCTAGGAGCGGAGGGCTTGACAGCTCACGCAAAAACATCCTTCACCATGATGACAGAGGAGGTGCAGAAGGAGATGCAGATCCTGGGGAACCCCAAACAGGCCATCTTGTGTGGCATCGAGGCGCACGCTTgcattgcagtaaaaaaaaaaacatttgcaactcGTTTAGTCAATGAGTCACAAGCTCTGCCTGATTCACCTTTGCTCTTTTGGCAGTGTACAACATTTGACCTGCTGGAAAAGGGCATCGAGGTCCACATCGTGTCGGACGCAGTCTCGTCACGGAGGTAGCCGCTTACATAACACGCCGTATTTCCACAGCTAAGCGTGTGTGCGTTTTCTTCCCGCGTAGCCAAACGGACCGCTTGTTCGCTCTGTCCCGCCTGAAGCAGAGCGGCGCCTTCCTCACCACCACTGAGGCCGTCCTGCTGCAGCTGGTCCAAGGCGCAAAGCACCCCAACTTCAAGGAGGTGCTTATCATATACTTTTCctagccacaacattaggtacaccctgcgAAGTCAAACGAGAGCTGGATgatcaagctagctagctagctattgttACCTCTAAGGCAGATTGTTTTCACATAACTTTTGTATTAGATCTCATTTGCTGCCTCATCTAAAGTTGTGGCCCATTATTGTAAATGTGGCTGCTTGACATTTTTATGATCTAgataaatttttcattttctgtcacCCACCCAGATTCAGCAGCTCATGATGCAGCCGTCCCCTGACACGGGCCTCCTCGCCT is a window encoding:
- the atg12 gene encoding ubiquitin-like protein ATG12: MSDNAESPTEAHKEELHSPPEDSATTEEKKKIDVLLKAVGDTPIMKTKKWAVDRSRTVQSLSQFISRFLKLDANEQLFIYVNQSFAPSPDQEVGILFDCFGSDSKLILHYCKSQAWG
- the isoc2 gene encoding isochorismatase domain-containing protein 2 isoform X2; its protein translation is MAGIGRLTTKDAVLLLCDMQEKFRPNIFQFTNIVSNAARLLQAGRVLGIPAIVTEQYPKGLGPTVPELGAEGLTAHAKTSFTMMTEEVQKEMQILGNPKQAILCGIEAHACIACTTFDLLEKGIEVHIVSDAVSSRSQTDRLFALSRLKQSGAFLTTTEAVLLQLVQGAKHPNFKEIQQLMMQPSPDTGLLAYFSAL
- the isoc2 gene encoding isochorismatase domain-containing protein 2 isoform X1; this encodes MAGIGRLTTKDAVLLLCDMQEKFRPNIFQFTNIVSNAARLLQAGRVLGIPAIVTEQYPKGLGPTVPELGAEGLTAHAKTSFTMMTEEVQKEMQILGNPKQAILCGIEAHACIAVKKKTFATRLVNESQALPDSPLLFWQCTTFDLLEKGIEVHIVSDAVSSRSQTDRLFALSRLKQSGAFLTTTEAVLLQLVQGAKHPNFKEIQQLMMQPSPDTGLLAYFSAL